In Methanosarcina barkeri MS, a single window of DNA contains:
- a CDS encoding 2-amino-3,7-dideoxy-D-threo-hept-6-ulosonate synthase → MNTIGKSVRLERIFNRGTGNAIIIPMDHGVSAGPIEGLKNLQETVNKVAEGGANAVLGHMGLAKYGHRGYGHDVGLIIHLSASTSLSPDPNHKVLVTTVEEAIKVGADAVSVHVNVGAEDEYEMLQGLGYVAGKCDEWGIPLLAMMYPRGKKVRSEYDVDVVKHAARIGAELGADIVKTNYTGSPETFKEVVEGCPVPVIIAGGPKMDSEKELLEMIEGSLEAGGKGVAIGRNVFQSQDPTGLVQKIAKVVHGGVSVEELSKLDL, encoded by the coding sequence ATGAACACTATAGGTAAATCCGTGAGGTTGGAACGTATATTCAATCGAGGTACCGGTAATGCAATTATTATTCCTATGGACCATGGAGTTAGTGCAGGTCCAATTGAAGGGCTTAAAAACCTTCAGGAAACTGTAAACAAGGTCGCAGAAGGCGGGGCAAACGCCGTGCTCGGGCACATGGGGCTTGCAAAATACGGACACCGTGGATACGGGCATGATGTGGGGCTTATAATACATCTTTCAGCTTCAACTTCTCTTTCTCCTGATCCGAACCATAAGGTTCTGGTGACAACCGTAGAAGAAGCTATAAAAGTCGGAGCTGATGCCGTATCAGTTCATGTAAATGTCGGGGCTGAAGACGAGTATGAAATGCTACAGGGGCTGGGCTATGTGGCAGGAAAGTGCGATGAATGGGGAATTCCCCTTCTTGCGATGATGTACCCACGCGGAAAAAAGGTTCGTTCTGAATATGATGTGGATGTTGTAAAACATGCAGCTCGAATTGGAGCCGAACTTGGAGCCGATATCGTCAAGACAAACTATACCGGAAGCCCTGAAACTTTTAAAGAAGTAGTTGAAGGATGTCCTGTACCTGTAATCATTGCAGGCGGCCCAAAAATGGATTCTGAAAAGGAACTGCTGGAAATGATCGAAGGATCTCTCGAAGCCGGAGGAAAAGGGGTTGCCATAGGAAGAAATGTTTTCCAATCCCAGGACCCAACAGGCCTTGTCCAAAAAATTGCAAAAGTTGTTCACGGGGGCGTAAGTGTAGAAGAATTATCAAAGCTGG
- a CDS encoding deoxyuridine 5'-triphosphate nucleotidohydrolase — MTLLSSTELRKLIQAKPPLLENAIDIETQIQPNGLELTLKEVKTIEGSGAVDFDNSERKLPDGKKLEFGDDGWIHLPEGIYKVLFNEIVNIPMNLAAIAKPRSTLIRCGATLETAVWDAGYRGRSESMLVVYNTAGFRLKKDARIMQLLFYTLEAEVEKGYSGIYQNENTK; from the coding sequence ATGACGCTTCTATCCAGCACCGAACTGAGAAAACTTATACAGGCAAAACCTCCTTTGCTTGAAAATGCCATTGATATAGAAACCCAGATCCAGCCTAACGGACTTGAGCTTACCCTTAAAGAAGTAAAAACAATAGAAGGTTCTGGAGCTGTGGATTTTGATAATTCTGAAAGAAAGCTTCCAGATGGGAAAAAACTTGAATTTGGGGATGATGGTTGGATTCACCTGCCTGAGGGGATTTACAAGGTACTATTCAATGAGATTGTGAATATTCCCATGAATCTGGCTGCGATTGCAAAGCCGCGGTCAACTCTTATTCGCTGCGGAGCTACTCTTGAAACCGCGGTATGGGATGCAGGATACAGAGGTCGCAGCGAGTCGATGCTGGTGGTTTATAACACTGCAGGCTTCAGGCTAAAAAAAGATGCCAGAATTATGCAGCTTTTATTCTATACTCTGGAAGCTGAAGTAGAAAAAGGGTATTCAGGGATTTATCAGAACGAAAATACAAAATAA
- a CDS encoding DUF2341 domain-containing protein, whose protein sequence is MMTKRYTAYVIFSVFFIFLLTGCALAATGGTSGISTKDNSWNSSTEILITENAGKDLQEYPVAVVLNSSNFNFSEAKIDGSDLRFSSENRTLNYWIETWDPENEEALIWVRLTSLSANQTTKILMRYGNPVAEAVSSGEKTFDYFDDFEGNYLNELDWNAESAGGGLVEVKNGICNVSAPKVHAYDSSTIYSKKSFEINSIFVVKRMKVTTGKDNRGPVLQQGFIDKIDNKKNEIKHETELANESRVNLETIYGKQKKNFYDLTDVNVPEGEWYVSGLAWYEENNTRKISWFKNGVRDPRMDFVSNDSVTNSPMHVYLYAASYKDSSKNTGYMAVDYVLVRKFVGEEPTAKIISVQKEGNSSESVSENHSGNSLGNSSGGTSEQSISENNSENHSENVSEDNFEYSFKNSSENISEPQTAVGPRPNSETSGIRLSSPYEFNFSALVNELNSSGIDTIFLSVDNEDVWQYERFVKMAHEKGISVHAVLLEDVNCTKKGAGNLCQNTLNTVLDYNEKSLAPFDGIDIDVNSSAWESSEENAIDYRTLFETADEETKENVSISASLPLNYNASQIKEIAPFVDFFIIKAYPGENKKLNSVSNIVDAVALEMGEIRGAGSRGIIEISVEEDFKDKYSIQQLFTGLADYYSNDSAFLGVSIFNYNTYKGLPQTQTEEKEFPIPGFNTLTVILAGLGAFALLNGKKS, encoded by the coding sequence ATGATGACAAAAAGATATACTGCATACGTGATTTTCTCTGTATTTTTCATATTCTTATTAACAGGTTGTGCCCTGGCTGCCACGGGCGGCACGTCAGGTATTTCCACAAAAGATAATTCATGGAATAGCTCCACGGAAATCCTAATTACTGAGAACGCTGGTAAAGACCTGCAAGAGTACCCTGTTGCTGTTGTTTTGAACTCTTCGAATTTTAACTTTTCAGAGGCAAAAATTGATGGCTCTGACCTTCGATTCTCCTCCGAAAATCGAACACTCAATTACTGGATTGAAACCTGGGACCCTGAAAACGAGGAAGCTCTTATCTGGGTCAGGCTTACGTCTCTTTCTGCGAATCAAACCACTAAGATTCTTATGAGGTATGGGAACCCTGTGGCTGAAGCCGTAAGCAGTGGAGAAAAAACTTTTGACTATTTTGATGATTTTGAGGGCAATTACCTTAACGAACTTGACTGGAATGCTGAAAGTGCGGGAGGAGGACTGGTCGAGGTTAAAAACGGGATCTGTAACGTCTCGGCTCCCAAGGTCCATGCCTATGATTCATCCACGATCTACAGCAAAAAAAGTTTTGAGATCAATTCTATATTTGTGGTCAAAAGAATGAAAGTCACCACAGGTAAGGATAATAGAGGGCCTGTGCTGCAACAGGGTTTCATAGACAAGATAGACAACAAAAAAAATGAAATCAAGCATGAGACCGAGCTTGCCAATGAAAGTCGAGTGAATCTGGAAACAATTTACGGGAAGCAAAAAAAGAATTTCTATGATCTTACTGATGTCAATGTTCCTGAAGGAGAATGGTATGTCTCAGGACTTGCCTGGTATGAAGAGAACAATACTCGCAAGATATCCTGGTTTAAAAATGGTGTCCGTGATCCGAGAATGGACTTCGTCTCAAATGATTCCGTAACCAATTCCCCAATGCATGTTTACCTGTATGCTGCTTCTTACAAGGATTCTTCGAAGAATACAGGCTATATGGCAGTAGATTATGTGCTGGTTCGAAAATTTGTTGGAGAAGAACCCACAGCGAAGATTATTTCAGTTCAGAAAGAAGGTAATTCTTCAGAAAGCGTTTCTGAAAATCACTCTGGAAACTCTTTGGGAAATTCTTCAGGTGGCACCTCTGAACAGAGTATCTCTGAAAACAACTCTGAAAATCACTCTGAAAACGTCTCTGAAGATAACTTTGAATATAGCTTTAAAAACAGCTCTGAAAACATTTCCGAGCCTCAAACCGCGGTTGGACCCAGACCGAATTCCGAAACTTCCGGAATCAGGCTTTCTTCCCCGTACGAGTTCAATTTCTCTGCCCTTGTAAATGAACTGAATTCCTCAGGAATAGACACGATTTTCCTCAGCGTAGACAACGAAGATGTATGGCAGTATGAACGTTTTGTGAAAATGGCTCATGAAAAGGGGATTTCCGTGCATGCCGTGCTTCTGGAAGATGTAAATTGCACAAAAAAAGGAGCTGGTAACCTCTGCCAGAATACTCTGAACACAGTACTTGATTATAATGAAAAATCCCTTGCTCCCTTTGATGGGATTGATATCGATGTAAACTCTTCTGCCTGGGAAAGCTCTGAGGAAAACGCAATCGATTACAGGACACTGTTTGAAACAGCCGATGAAGAGACTAAAGAAAACGTATCCATCTCAGCAAGCCTTCCGCTTAATTATAATGCGTCGCAAATCAAGGAAATCGCTCCTTTTGTTGATTTCTTTATTATCAAGGCTTATCCCGGCGAAAATAAAAAGCTTAATTCCGTTTCCAACATTGTTGACGCCGTTGCTCTGGAAATGGGAGAAATAAGAGGTGCAGGCTCAAGAGGAATAATAGAAATCTCTGTGGAAGAAGACTTTAAGGATAAATATTCAATACAGCAGCTTTTTACCGGCCTGGCAGACTATTATTCCAATGATTCGGCTTTTCTGGGAGTCTCGATTTTCAATTACAATACCTATAAAGGACTGCCTCAAACACAAACAGAAGAGAAGGAGTTTCCAATTCCCGGATTTAACACCCTCACAGTGATTCTTGCGGGGCTTGGAGCTTTTGCCCTTTTAAATGGAAAGAAAAGTTAA
- a CDS encoding flavodoxin family protein — MLGLVGSPNINGNTAKLVNAILDGAAEKGAEKVIYNLSSLNIKGCDACFRCQESGCCAIDDDMQELYHEIQTADTIVLGSPVYMWQMTAQTKLLIDRLIAFLKPDFSSRLDNKKLILVFSQGSSDRDAFKPYFEYTAGLLYYLGFDVLEMVIAAGTDNLKVSFRPKLLENARELGSLVSTSSLTVPEFRKGESSLA, encoded by the coding sequence ATTCTTGGATTGGTGGGTAGTCCTAATATCAATGGAAACACTGCAAAGCTTGTAAATGCGATTCTCGACGGAGCTGCCGAAAAAGGCGCAGAAAAAGTAATTTACAATTTATCATCTCTAAATATTAAAGGTTGTGACGCCTGTTTCAGATGCCAGGAATCAGGTTGCTGTGCAATAGACGATGACATGCAGGAACTTTACCACGAAATCCAGACTGCAGATACTATTGTACTCGGCTCTCCTGTTTATATGTGGCAGATGACTGCCCAGACTAAACTCTTAATTGACCGCCTGATAGCCTTCTTAAAACCTGATTTTTCAAGCAGGCTTGATAATAAAAAACTGATCCTTGTGTTTTCCCAGGGCAGTTCGGACAGGGACGCCTTCAAGCCATATTTTGAATACACAGCCGGTCTTCTCTACTATCTCGGCTTTGATGTCCTGGAAATGGTTATTGCGGCAGGTACGGATAATCTAAAAGTCTCATTCAGGCCCAAGCTGCTTGAAAACGCAAGAGAACTCGGAAGTTTGGTCTCGACTTCCTCTCTTACGGTTCCAGAGTTTAGAAAAGGTGAGTCAAGCCTGGCCTAA